A part of Phoenix dactylifera cultivar Barhee BC4 chromosome 2, palm_55x_up_171113_PBpolish2nd_filt_p, whole genome shotgun sequence genomic DNA contains:
- the LOC103706152 gene encoding auxin transporter-like protein 2, which yields MESASNGNEDKVVETVMVGRYIEMEQEGESKTVKSRLSSLLWHGGSAYDAWFSCASNQVAQVLLTLPYSFSQLGMMSGILFQLFYGLMGSWTAYLISILYVEYRTRKEREKVNFRNHVIQWFEVLDGLLGKHWRNVGLAFNCTFLLFGSVIQLIACASNIYYINDKLDKRTWTYIFGACCATTVFIPSFHNYRMWSFLGLLMTTYTAWYLTVASLLHGQVEGVKHSGPAKLVLYFTGATNILYTFGGHAVTVEIMHAMWKPQKFKAIYLLATLYVLTLTLPSAASVYWAFGDLLLDHSNAFALLPRTAWRDAAVVLMLIHQFITFGFACTPLYFVWEKLVGLHDCRSLCKRAAARLPVVVPIWFLAIIFPFFGPINSTVGSLLVSFTVYIIPSLAHMLTFRSASARENAVEPPPRFVGRWIGMYTINAFVVGWVLVVGFGFGGWASVTNFVHQIDTFGLFTKCYQCPPPPPPPSPLGLPLPTRTPAPSTTPFPTTVHNYTIPSISSIAPSPSPLPSYTGHHHRRHHHYGP from the exons ATGGAGTCGGCCTCGAACGGGAACGAGGACAAGGTGGTGGAGACGGTGATGGTGGGAAGGTACATAGAGATGGAGCAGGAGGGGGAGTCCAAGACCGTCAAGTCAAGGCTCTCCAGCCTCCTCTGGCATGGCGGCTCCGCCTATGACGCTTGGTTCAGTTGTGCTTCCAACCAG GTGGCCCAGGTGCTGCTTACACTGCCATATTCCTTTTCACAGCTGGGCATGATGAGTGGTATCCTTTTCCAACTGTTCTATGGTCTCATGGGGAGCTGGACGGCTTACCTTATCAGCATTCTCTATGTGGAGTATAGGACtcggaaggagagggagaaggtgaACTTCAGGAACCATGTCATTCAG tgGTTCGAGGTGTTAGATGGGCTTCTAGGGAAGCACTGGAGGAATGTGGGTTTGGCCTTCAACTGCACTTTTCTTCTATTTGGATCTGTCATTCAGCTCATTGCTTGTGCTAG CAACATATACTATATCAATGACAAGCTGGACAAGAGGACATGGACTTATATATTCGGGGCTTGCTGTGCCACCACAGTGTTCATCCCATCTTTCCACAACTACAGGATGTGGTCCTTCCTCGGCCTCCTAATGACAACCTACACTGCCTGGTATCTCACTGTTGCTTCCCTCCTTCATGGCCAG GTGGAGGGAGTGAAGCATTCGGGACCGGCTAAGCTCGTTCTCTACTTTACTGGCGCCACAAACATTCTCTACACCTTCGGTGGCCACGCTGTTACAGT GGAGATCATGCATGCTATGTGGAAGCCTCAAAAGTTCAAGGCCATCTACTTGCTCGCAACGTTGTACGTGCTGACGCTGACTCTGCCATCGGCGGCGAGCGTCTACTGGGCGTTCGGCGACCTACTACTCGACCACTCGAATGCTTTCGCTTTGCTGCCGCGGACGGCGTGGAGAGACGCGGCGGTGGTGCTGATGCTGATCCACCAGTTCATCACGTTCGGGTTCGCGTGTACGcctctctacttcgtgtgggaGAAGCTGGTGGGGCTCCACGACTGCCGGAGTTTGTGCAAGCGGGCGGCGGCGCGGCTCCCCGTCGTGGTTCCCATCTGGTTCCTGGCCATCATCTTCCCCTTCTTCGGCCCCATCAACTCCACCGTCGGCTCCCTCCTCGTCAGCTTCACCGTCTACATCATCCCCTCCTTAGCCCATATGCTCACCTTCCGCTCCGCCTCAGCCCGGGAG AACGCAGTGGAGCCGCCACCGAGGTTTGTCGGGAGGTGGATTGGCATGTACACGATCAACGCATTTGTGGTGGGTTGGGTGCTGGTGGTGGGATTCGGGTTCGGGGGTTGGGCTAGTGTGACCAATTTCGTCCACCAAATTGACACCTTCGGCCTCTTCACCAAGTGCTACCaatgtccaccaccaccaccaccaccatcaccactaGGTCTTCCCCTCCCTACCAGGACTCCGGCTCCGTCCACTACTCCATTCCCCACCACTGTTCATAACTACACCATTCCAAGCATCTCCAGTATCGCTCCCTCTCCGTCGCCCTTGCCGTCTTATACTGGCCATCACCATCGCCGCCACCACCATTATGGCCCATGA